From the genome of Nicotiana sylvestris chromosome 2, ASM39365v2, whole genome shotgun sequence, one region includes:
- the LOC104237661 gene encoding peptidyl-prolyl cis-trans isomerase CYP38, chloroplastic has product MAASVSCHYFSSPLTTSSKPIKHKPSLSYTPFTPSQNKGPIRHFAPLCSSQRSRSSEIQEKEADWFLSLKKCAVSVALSVSLLSGVPGLELLSPAHASTPALPDVSVLISGPPIKDPGALLRYALPIDNKAIREVQKPLEDITESLKVAGVKALDSVERNTRQASRALKQGKTLIVSGLAKSKADHGVELLNKLEVGLDELQKIVEDKNRDAVVSKQKELLNYVGGVEEDMVDGFPYEVPEEYQNMPLLKGRATVDMKVKVKDNPNVEECVFRIVLDGYNAPVTAGNFIDLVERHFYDGMEIQRADGFVVQTGDPEGPAEGFIDPSTEKIRTVPLEIMVDGEKVPFYGETLEDLGLYKAQTRLPFNAFGTMAMAREEFENNSASSQVFWLLKESELTPSNANILDGRYAVFGYVTENEDFLADLKVGDVIDSIQVVSGLDNLVNPSYKIAG; this is encoded by the exons ATGGCAGCCTCTGTTTCCTGCCACTATTTTTCTTCCCCATTGACAACTTCCAGCAAACCCATCAAGCATAAGCCTTCCCTCAGTTACACCCCTTTTACACCTTCTCAAAATAAAGGGCCGATCCGCCATTTTGCTCCACTATGTTCTTCACAACGTTCACGTTCTTCTGAAATCCAAGAAAAAGAGgcag ATTGGTTCTTGTCATTGAAGAAGTGTGCAGTTTCGGTTGCATTGTCAGTTAGTTTGTTAAGTGGAGTGCCTGGTTTGGAATTGTTGAGTCCTGCCCATGCAAGCACCCCCGCATTGCCAGATGTCTCTGTATTGATCTCAGGGCCACCAATTAAGGATCCCGGGGCGTTATTGAGGTATGCCTTGCCTATAGACAACAAGGCAATAAGAGAAGTTCAAAAACCACTTGAAGATATTACCGAGAGTCTTAAGGTTGCTGGTGTGAAGGCGCTCGATTCTGTCGAAAGA AATACAAGACAGGCATCCCGAGCTCTCAAGCAAGGGAAAACCTTGATTGTTTCAGGACTTGCAAAGTCAAAGGCTGACCACGGCGTTGAATTACTAAACAAACTGGAAGTTGGGTTAGATGAGCTTCAAAAAATTGTTGAAGACAAGAATCGAGATGCTGTTGTATCTAAACAGAAAGAATTGCTTAATTATGTTGGAGG TGTTGAAGAGGATATGGTGGATGGATTCCCATATGAAGTGCCTGAAGAATATCAAAATATGCCTTTACTGAAGGGAAGAGCAACTGTTGATATGAAGGTCAAAGTCAAAGACAATCCCAACGTGGAGGAATGTGTATTTCGTATTGTACTAGATGGCTATAATGCTCCGGTTACTGCGGGAAATTTTATAGACTTGGTGGAGAGGCATTTCTATGACGGCATGGAAATTCAAAGAG CGGACGGGTTTGTGGTCCAGACAGGAGATCCTGAAGGTCCAGCTGAAGGTTTTATTGACCCCAGCACTGAGAAAATTCGGACAGTACCTCTGGAGATTATGGTGGATGGTGAAAAAGTACCATTCTATGGAGAAACTTTAGAA GATCTTGGTCTGTACAAGGCTCAAACAAGACTCCCGTTCAATGCTTTCGGAACAATGGCCATGGCTAGAGAG GAATTCGAGAATAATTCTGCATCAAGCCAGGTGTTTTGGCTATTGAAAGAAAGTGAGCTGACTCCTAGCAATGCCAATATATTGGATGGTCGATATGCTGTGTTTGGTTATGTGACAGAAAATGAGGACTTTTTGGCAGATCTGAAGGTGGGAGATGTGATAGACTCGATACAAGTTGTATCTGGCCTCGATAATCTTGTGAATCCAAGCTACAAGATCGCTGGTTAA